The Agromyces hippuratus genome has a window encoding:
- a CDS encoding SDR family oxidoreductase yields the protein MAEILVTGATGTVGRRLVERLRARGDTVRALSRRSGPGVVTGDLATGDGIEQAVDGVDTIVHLATTNHDDSGIARTLVEAIGPDRRPHLVLLSIAGIDRNPLPYYRGKLATEAVVTGAGMPHTILRATQFHTFVTSLLDAQRYSPVLVAPSISLQPIDVGELVDRLVELLDSAPAGRVPDLGGPEVRTVRSLAEAYRTARGSHRPVMPLRLPGATFRAFRSGSALVPDGQTANVTFEQFLAARDSLVP from the coding sequence ATGGCAGAGATCCTCGTCACCGGAGCGACCGGAACCGTCGGGCGCCGGCTCGTCGAGCGCCTCCGCGCTCGGGGCGACACGGTGCGAGCGCTGAGCCGCCGCAGCGGACCGGGCGTCGTGACGGGCGACCTCGCCACCGGCGACGGCATCGAGCAGGCCGTCGACGGGGTCGACACGATCGTGCACCTGGCGACGACGAACCACGACGACTCTGGGATCGCCCGCACGCTCGTCGAAGCGATCGGCCCCGATCGGCGCCCGCACCTCGTGCTGCTCTCGATCGCGGGCATCGATCGCAACCCGCTCCCGTACTACCGCGGCAAGCTCGCGACCGAGGCGGTCGTGACCGGCGCGGGCATGCCGCACACGATCCTCCGGGCGACCCAGTTCCACACCTTCGTGACCTCGCTCCTCGACGCGCAGCGATACTCCCCCGTGCTCGTCGCACCGTCGATCAGCCTGCAGCCGATCGACGTGGGCGAACTCGTCGACCGGCTCGTCGAACTCCTCGACTCGGCGCCGGCGGGGCGCGTGCCCGACCTCGGCGGCCCCGAGGTGCGCACGGTCCGCTCGCTCGCGGAGGCCTACCGCACGGCGCGAGGCTCGCATCGCCCGGTGATGCCCCTGCGCCTGCCCGGCGCGACCTTCCGCGCCTTCCGCTCGGGCAGCGCGCTCGTGCCCGACGGGCAGACCGCGAACGTCACCTTCGAGCAGTTCCTCGCGGCGCGTGATTCACTGGTGCCGTGA